A genomic segment from Comamonas terrigena NBRC 13299 encodes:
- a CDS encoding DUF4384 domain-containing protein, giving the protein MRTTFAPRNLCRPRLLAVTSLLSAAGLLTGCAPMNPAKDAGYHAQANEINRPVVRPTRSISSFSDSLMCMDHLFRETGMSTVLITSKSIPDYSGKIAVATKEMIVTALSQMSRVSNAFRFVDYEVNIAQQDTVQNLTTLLLNNNQIRLQRPALYVSGAVAFVDQQVTANNVDMGTSASRLETGYSQSRRSSVIGMELHLGDFRSRTIIPGLDSANEIVIGSGGQGLDLSGRIGNYGVQFNVGRDYTQGSGPAIRTLVELAMIELLGKWARVPYWQCLTLEQTHPEFMRQMREWYEDASPATRGQLVRRSLLRRGYLLTENPDDATLHTALARFQTDERMVVTGVVDFPTYERSLRNFVTLSPDGHLQRIGWETAPNNNTTAAAITTDKQGQPPEVDLQVENIMLGRSGFEQGEQIFLSATVSRSSYLSCYMRNARNEVIRILPNATNKSGWVPGNQAVRIPDWMSPTPGFVMDAGLPGQETVGCFASDKNVSTQLPASLQKPAFQPLPGITSMEQIAAQMREAAGTGSTIGLAQLQWEVTPKRPTAPGN; this is encoded by the coding sequence ATGCGCACCACCTTCGCACCCAGGAACCTGTGTCGTCCTCGCCTGCTCGCCGTCACCAGCCTGCTCAGCGCAGCAGGCCTGCTGACAGGCTGTGCGCCCATGAATCCGGCCAAGGATGCGGGCTACCACGCGCAGGCCAACGAAATCAACCGGCCAGTCGTGCGCCCCACGCGGTCGATCTCCAGTTTCTCCGATTCGCTGATGTGCATGGACCACCTGTTCCGTGAAACCGGCATGAGCACCGTGCTGATCACCAGCAAGTCCATCCCCGACTACTCCGGCAAGATTGCCGTAGCCACCAAGGAAATGATCGTCACGGCGCTGTCGCAGATGTCGCGCGTCAGCAATGCCTTCCGCTTTGTGGACTATGAAGTCAATATCGCCCAGCAGGATACGGTGCAGAACCTGACCACCCTGCTGCTGAACAACAACCAGATACGCCTGCAGCGCCCCGCCCTCTATGTGTCCGGCGCCGTGGCCTTTGTGGACCAGCAGGTCACCGCCAACAACGTCGACATGGGCACCTCGGCCTCCCGCCTGGAAACCGGCTACAGCCAGAGCCGCCGTTCCTCGGTCATCGGCATGGAACTGCACCTGGGGGATTTCCGCAGCCGCACCATCATTCCCGGCCTGGACTCGGCCAATGAAATCGTCATCGGCAGCGGCGGTCAGGGCCTGGACCTGTCGGGCCGCATCGGCAACTACGGCGTGCAGTTCAATGTGGGCCGTGATTACACCCAGGGCTCGGGCCCGGCCATCCGCACCCTGGTGGAGCTGGCCATGATCGAGCTGCTGGGCAAATGGGCGCGTGTCCCCTACTGGCAATGCCTGACGCTGGAACAGACCCACCCCGAATTCATGCGCCAGATGCGCGAATGGTATGAAGATGCCAGCCCGGCCACACGGGGCCAGCTGGTGCGCCGCTCCCTGCTGCGCCGCGGCTATCTGCTCACGGAGAACCCGGACGACGCAACCTTGCACACGGCACTGGCCCGCTTTCAGACCGATGAACGCATGGTCGTCACCGGCGTGGTGGACTTCCCCACCTATGAACGCAGCCTGCGCAATTTCGTCACCCTCTCGCCCGACGGCCACCTGCAGCGCATCGGCTGGGAAACGGCACCGAACAACAACACCACGGCGGCCGCCATCACCACCGACAAGCAAGGCCAGCCGCCCGAAGTGGATCTGCAGGTGGAAAACATCATGCTGGGCCGCTCCGGGTTCGAGCAGGGCGAACAGATCTTCCTGTCCGCCACCGTCTCCCGCTCCTCCTATCTGTCCTGCTACATGCGCAATGCGCGCAACGAAGTCATCCGCATCCTGCCCAATGCCACCAACAAGTCCGGCTGGGTGCCAGGCAACCAGGCGGTGCGCATTCCGGACTGGATGAGCCCCACCCCGGGCTTTGTGATGGATGCCGGCCTGCCGGGCCAGGAAACCGTGGGCTGCTTTGCCAGCGACAAGAACGTCAGCACGCAATTGCCGGCATCACTCCAGAAACCGGCCTTCCAGCCACTGCCCGGCATCACCAGCATGGAGCAGATTGCCGCGCAGATGCGTGAGGCAGCCGGGACCGGCTCCACCATCGGCCTGGCCCAGCTGCAATGGGAGGTCACGCCCAAGCGCCCCACCGCCCCCGGCAACTGA
- a CDS encoding response regulator transcription factor, translated as MHTEQEAPYVCDAALLSAGSAGAVDRSLWPDFMVGQSEKPVRVLLVDDDAHIRSVVGRELMGDSRVLLVGQAASVKEARRLMRAEAFDVLLADLNLEDGTGFDLMGLQRALRPAAETVIISVMEGDTQLLRAIEQGAAGYLVKHSWFGSYVQAVLQVANGGASITPHLARRLLQRLRGNCGERDAKACVPEKLSERERDILRHVANGYTSQEISQRLEIALLTVNTHVRNIYRKLQVRSRAQAVRAALTQGLL; from the coding sequence ATGCACACCGAACAAGAAGCTCCGTATGTTTGCGACGCTGCACTGCTTTCGGCGGGCAGTGCCGGTGCTGTGGACAGGTCGTTGTGGCCCGATTTCATGGTGGGCCAGAGCGAGAAGCCGGTGCGTGTGCTGCTGGTGGACGACGACGCGCACATCCGCAGCGTGGTAGGGCGGGAGCTGATGGGGGATTCGCGCGTTTTGCTGGTCGGGCAGGCCGCCAGCGTCAAGGAAGCCCGGCGCCTGATGCGGGCGGAGGCTTTCGATGTGCTGCTGGCCGATCTGAACCTGGAAGACGGCACTGGCTTTGACCTGATGGGCCTGCAGCGTGCGCTGCGCCCTGCGGCGGAGACGGTCATCATCTCGGTGATGGAAGGGGATACGCAGCTGCTGCGCGCGATCGAGCAGGGGGCGGCCGGCTATCTGGTCAAGCACTCCTGGTTTGGCAGCTATGTGCAGGCGGTGCTGCAGGTGGCCAATGGCGGCGCGTCCATCACGCCGCACCTGGCACGGCGGCTGTTGCAGCGGTTGCGCGGCAACTGCGGGGAGCGCGACGCCAAGGCCTGTGTGCCGGAAAAACTCTCCGAGCGCGAGCGCGACATCCTGCGCCACGTGGCCAATGGCTATACCAGCCAGGAAATCTCGCAAAGGCTGGAAATTGCGCTGCTGACCGTCAACACCCATGTGCGCAACATCTACCGCAAGCTACAGGTGCGCAGCCGGGCGCAGGCGGTGCGTGCGGCCTTGACGCAGGGGCTGCTGTAG
- a CDS encoding tetratricopeptide repeat protein, which produces MRLVPTAHGQTVGGGAWNTSRLCVPLGLGLALLCSPAFAQPRQSPSPTITFQEAQTPPRIDADQLRGRRPAVQLEADQLGKSTAIQQLQAQATAPLPKGERTEASIRAQREAAWQWGLLQLHGLHTPLQPVQAQQSFERAQALGHPLAAAGLAWCAIDGCGQRPEPEAARQWIQALRKTAPGRAAYLEWLLLDDVAPLDEAVPSTARREGINTAGRKQQLLRQAAEAGDPNARVELGMELAAQGKTNEAMEQFRSAAKSSQAAKHNLNVLSDQKGTFKSRPSGNAGQAGGAWQTFKQARVYHRGEGVPANYTEAIRLYKRASDMGSEPAKRMLALIYSRPTPAGGIDIGWMQQLAYMDVTQDGAIPLTAPTAPTSLTRDPTPLWDYIAPRWRN; this is translated from the coding sequence ATGCGCCTTGTACCCACCGCCCATGGACAGACTGTCGGCGGCGGGGCCTGGAACACCTCCAGGCTCTGCGTGCCGCTCGGGCTGGGGCTCGCCCTGCTGTGCAGCCCTGCCTTCGCACAGCCCCGACAAAGCCCCAGCCCCACCATCACCTTCCAGGAAGCGCAGACACCGCCCCGCATCGATGCGGACCAACTGCGCGGCCGCCGCCCCGCCGTCCAGCTGGAGGCCGACCAGCTCGGCAAGTCCACTGCCATCCAGCAGCTGCAGGCACAGGCCACGGCACCGCTGCCCAAGGGCGAGCGCACCGAGGCCAGCATCCGCGCCCAACGCGAAGCCGCCTGGCAATGGGGGCTGCTGCAACTGCACGGCCTGCACACGCCCCTGCAACCGGTACAGGCCCAGCAAAGCTTTGAGCGCGCCCAGGCACTGGGCCACCCCCTGGCAGCCGCCGGCCTGGCCTGGTGTGCCATCGATGGCTGCGGCCAGCGCCCCGAGCCCGAGGCCGCACGGCAATGGATCCAGGCACTGCGCAAAACCGCCCCGGGCCGCGCCGCCTATTTGGAATGGCTGCTGCTCGACGATGTGGCGCCGCTGGATGAGGCCGTGCCGTCCACTGCCCGGCGTGAAGGCATCAACACGGCCGGACGCAAACAGCAGCTGCTGCGCCAGGCGGCGGAAGCCGGCGATCCCAATGCCCGGGTGGAACTGGGCATGGAACTTGCCGCCCAGGGCAAGACCAATGAAGCCATGGAACAGTTCCGCAGCGCCGCCAAAAGCTCGCAAGCGGCCAAACACAATCTGAACGTGCTCAGCGACCAGAAAGGCACCTTCAAATCACGCCCGTCCGGCAACGCCGGCCAGGCCGGTGGTGCCTGGCAGACCTTCAAGCAGGCCCGGGTCTACCACCGCGGCGAAGGCGTGCCCGCCAACTACACCGAAGCGATCCGGCTGTACAAGCGCGCCTCCGACATGGGCAGCGAGCCGGCCAAGCGCATGCTGGCCCTGATCTATTCCCGCCCCACGCCCGCCGGCGGTATCGATATCGGGTGGATGCAGCAGCTCGCCTACATGGATGTCACCCAGGATGGCGCCATCCCGCTGACGGCACCGACCGCCCCCACCAGCCTGACCCGCGACCCTACCCCGCTGTGGGATTACATCGCCCCCAGGTGGCGCAACTGA